In Cedecea neteri, a single genomic region encodes these proteins:
- the pth gene encoding aminoacyl-tRNA hydrolase → MSIKLIVGLANPGAEYAATRHNAGAWYVDLLAERHNQSLKEEAKFFGYTARINLGGEDVRLLVPTTFMNLSGKAVAAMATFFRIAPDEILVAHDELDLPPGVAKFKLGGGHGGHNGLKDIISKLGNNPNFHRLRVGIGHPGDKNKVVGFVLGKPPISEQKLIDDAVDEAARCTEVWLKEGLTKATNRLHAFKAQ, encoded by the coding sequence GTGAGCATTAAATTAATTGTCGGCCTGGCTAACCCAGGCGCTGAATATGCAGCGACCCGCCATAATGCCGGGGCCTGGTATGTGGATTTACTGGCCGAGCGCCACAATCAGTCGCTGAAAGAAGAAGCGAAATTCTTTGGCTACACCGCCCGCATTAATCTGGGTGGAGAAGACGTTCGCCTGCTGGTTCCGACCACGTTTATGAACCTCAGCGGGAAAGCGGTTGCCGCCATGGCCACCTTCTTCCGCATTGCCCCGGACGAAATTCTGGTGGCGCACGATGAACTGGATCTCCCGCCGGGCGTGGCAAAATTTAAGCTGGGTGGCGGGCACGGCGGGCACAACGGCCTGAAGGACATCATCAGCAAACTCGGCAATAACCCGAACTTTCACCGGTTACGCGTGGGGATTGGCCATCCGGGCGATAAAAACAAAGTTGTCGGCTTTGTGCTCGGCAAACCGCCGATCAGCGAACAGAAGCTTATCGACGACGCGGTAGACGAAGCGGCGCGCTGCACCGAAGTCTGGCTGAAAGAAGGCCTGACTAAAGCCACTAATCGTCTGCACGCCTTTAAAGCACAATAA
- the ychF gene encoding redox-regulated ATPase YchF, translating into MGFKCGIVGLPNVGKSTLFNALTKAGIEAANFPFCTIEPNTGVVPMPDPRLDKLAEIVKPQRILPTTMEFVDIAGLVKGASKGEGLGNQFLTNIRETEAIGHVVRCFENDNIIHVNNKVDPADDIEVINTELALSDLDTCERAIHRVQKKAKGGDKDAKAELAALEKCLPQLENAGMLRALKNLTEEDKAAIKYLSFLTLKPTMYIANVNEDGFENNPYLDKVREIAAGEGSVVVAVCAAVESDIAELDDADREEFMAELGLEEPGLNRVIRAGYELLSLQTYFTAGVKEVRAWTIPVGATAPQAAGKIHTDFEKGFIRAQTIAYEDFITYKGEQGAKEAGKMRAEGKDYVVKDGDVMNFLFNV; encoded by the coding sequence ATGGGATTCAAATGCGGTATCGTCGGCTTGCCGAACGTGGGTAAATCCACGCTGTTCAATGCCCTGACCAAAGCAGGTATCGAAGCGGCTAACTTCCCGTTCTGTACCATCGAACCGAACACGGGCGTGGTGCCAATGCCGGACCCGCGTCTGGACAAGCTGGCCGAAATCGTTAAACCGCAGCGTATCCTGCCGACCACCATGGAGTTCGTGGACATCGCTGGTCTGGTGAAAGGCGCGTCTAAAGGCGAAGGCCTGGGCAACCAGTTCCTGACCAACATCCGTGAAACCGAAGCTATCGGCCACGTGGTGCGCTGCTTCGAAAACGACAACATCATCCACGTAAACAATAAAGTGGATCCGGCTGACGACATCGAAGTCATCAATACCGAGCTGGCGCTGTCTGACCTGGACACCTGCGAGCGCGCGATTCATCGCGTGCAGAAGAAAGCCAAAGGCGGCGACAAAGACGCTAAAGCCGAGCTGGCAGCGCTGGAAAAATGCCTGCCGCAGCTGGAAAACGCCGGTATGCTGCGCGCGCTGAAAAATCTGACTGAAGAAGATAAAGCGGCAATCAAATACCTGAGCTTCCTGACCCTGAAGCCAACCATGTACATCGCCAACGTTAACGAAGACGGTTTTGAAAACAACCCGTACCTCGATAAAGTCCGCGAAATTGCCGCAGGTGAAGGTTCCGTCGTGGTTGCCGTCTGCGCCGCCGTTGAATCCGACATCGCCGAACTGGACGACGCCGACCGTGAAGAGTTCATGGCCGAGCTTGGTCTGGAAGAGCCGGGCCTGAACCGCGTGATCCGCGCAGGCTACGAGCTGCTGAGCCTGCAAACCTACTTCACCGCTGGCGTGAAAGAAGTACGCGCGTGGACCATCCCTGTCGGCGCAACCGCTCCACAGGCGGCGGGTAAAATCCACACCGACTTCGAAAAAGGCTTCATTCGTGCGCAAACCATCGCCTATGAAGACTTCATCACCTACAAAGGCGAGCAAGGCGCGAAAGAAGCCGGCAAAATGCGCGCCGAAGGTAAAGACTACGTAGTGAAAGATGGCGACGTGATGAACTTCCTGTTCAACGTCTAA
- a CDS encoding purine-cytosine permease family protein produces the protein MSETRSIDYIPDGERHGHPFSQFTLWFGGNLQITAIVTGALAVVLGGDVVWSLVGLFVGQILGASIMSFHALQGPRLGLPQMIISRAQFGVYGAVIPLVLVCIMYIGFSASGTVLAGQAMAHLLSISDVSGMILFSAIIIVIAVLGYRVIHKLGKVASIVGVLAFAWLFGSLLFNTDLAAILQNNHFSMPMFLLAVSLSSSWQIAFCPYVSDYSRYLPRDVSGPKVFFSVFSGTVLGTQASMTLGVITAAIAGSAFSGHEVGYIVGLGKTETMAMLIYFAICFGKITFTTLNAYGSFMSLTTIVSGFRKQVILSQKNRILFVVLMVAASCIIALLSEPAFLKHFTHFLLFLLAFFVPWSAISLTDYFFISSRAVDIPALFDADKRYGRWNLFGIGVYIVGVLIQLPFIENPLFHGSLTWLFDGNDVSWIIGWFGTAALYYGLHRLDKRVLPAATTYPNSAAR, from the coding sequence CTGAGCGAGACCCGATCTATCGATTACATCCCGGACGGGGAGCGTCACGGGCATCCGTTTAGCCAGTTTACCCTTTGGTTCGGCGGCAATTTGCAGATCACAGCGATTGTCACCGGCGCGCTGGCCGTGGTGCTGGGCGGCGATGTAGTCTGGTCGCTGGTGGGGTTGTTTGTAGGGCAGATTCTGGGGGCATCGATCATGTCCTTCCACGCTTTGCAGGGGCCGCGTCTTGGCCTGCCGCAGATGATCATCTCCCGGGCGCAGTTTGGTGTTTACGGGGCGGTGATTCCGCTGGTGCTGGTGTGCATTATGTATATCGGGTTTTCTGCCAGCGGCACCGTGCTGGCGGGGCAGGCGATGGCGCATTTGCTGTCGATCAGCGATGTCAGCGGGATGATCCTGTTTAGCGCCATTATTATCGTCATTGCCGTGCTTGGTTATCGGGTAATTCATAAGCTCGGGAAGGTCGCCAGTATTGTCGGCGTGCTGGCTTTTGCCTGGCTGTTTGGATCGCTGCTGTTCAACACCGATCTCGCGGCCATTTTGCAAAATAACCACTTCTCCATGCCAATGTTTTTGCTGGCTGTGTCGCTGTCCTCTTCCTGGCAAATTGCCTTTTGCCCCTATGTTTCCGATTACTCGCGCTATCTGCCGCGAGACGTGTCAGGCCCGAAGGTGTTTTTCTCGGTGTTTAGCGGCACCGTGCTGGGGACTCAGGCTTCGATGACGCTGGGGGTTATCACCGCTGCCATAGCCGGGAGTGCTTTTTCCGGCCACGAGGTTGGCTATATTGTGGGGCTGGGCAAAACCGAAACCATGGCGATGCTGATTTATTTTGCTATCTGCTTCGGCAAAATTACTTTTACCACGTTGAACGCGTACGGCAGCTTTATGTCGCTGACCACCATTGTGTCCGGATTCCGCAAGCAGGTGATCCTGAGCCAGAAGAACCGCATTCTGTTTGTGGTGCTGATGGTGGCGGCTTCCTGCATTATTGCGCTGCTGAGTGAACCGGCATTCCTGAAACACTTCACCCATTTCCTGCTTTTCCTGCTGGCCTTCTTTGTGCCGTGGAGCGCCATTAGCCTGACCGACTACTTCTTTATTTCATCCCGAGCCGTAGATATTCCCGCGCTGTTTGACGCCGATAAGCGCTATGGCCGCTGGAACCTGTTTGGCATAGGGGTTTATATCGTCGGGGTACTGATTCAACTGCCGTTCATTGAGAACCCGCTTTTCCACGGTTCGCTGACGTGGCTCTTCGACGGCAACGACGTGTCGTGGATCATCGGCTGGTTTGGCACCGCAGCACTCTATTACGGGTTACACCGACTGGATAAACGTGTTTTGCCGGCGGCGACGACTTACCCGAACAGCGCGGCTCGCTGA
- a CDS encoding DUF6515 family protein: MKKYLYVLAMSALIVVPSLAQARPGPWFGHGPGFWSGPRYYPGPHYFYGGPRLTVLPGLATAIIVGGLTYYVVNGIYYQRQGAEYIRVETPSSINTGVSVLDYNGKRYYVRNGSYYQKDINGNYFEVPRPAGL, from the coding sequence ATGAAAAAGTATCTGTATGTGTTGGCAATGTCTGCGCTGATTGTTGTGCCTTCCCTGGCGCAGGCGCGTCCTGGCCCCTGGTTTGGCCATGGCCCGGGGTTCTGGTCTGGCCCACGTTATTATCCGGGGCCACATTATTTCTATGGCGGGCCGCGTTTGACCGTCTTACCGGGGCTTGCCACGGCCATTATCGTGGGCGGCCTGACTTATTACGTGGTCAACGGGATTTACTACCAGCGTCAGGGGGCGGAATACATTCGCGTGGAGACGCCGTCCAGCATTAACACTGGCGTGAGTGTGCTGGATTACAACGGCAAACGCTATTACGTGCGTAATGGCAGCTATTATCAGAAGGATATTAACGGCAACTATTTCGAAGTGCCGCGCCCTGCCGGGCTGTAA
- a CDS encoding carbonic anhydrase, with translation MQHIIEGFLNFQKEIFPQRKELFRSLASSQNPKALFISCSDSRLVPELVTQQEPGQLFVIRNAGNIVPSFGPEPGGVSATIEYAVVALGVTDIVICGHSNCGAMKAIASCQCLDPMPAVAHWLHYADAAKAVVEKKTWNNETDKVNAMVEENVIAQLNNIKTHPSVAVGLRNNGLRLHGWVYDIESGEIRTLDKNSKSFISLADNPDVCFE, from the coding sequence ATGCAACATATCATCGAAGGCTTTCTTAACTTCCAGAAAGAGATTTTCCCGCAGCGCAAAGAGCTCTTTCGCAGCCTGGCGTCCAGCCAAAATCCTAAAGCGCTTTTTATTTCCTGCTCCGACAGCCGTCTGGTACCGGAGCTGGTAACGCAGCAAGAACCTGGGCAGCTCTTCGTTATTCGTAATGCCGGCAATATCGTGCCTTCTTTCGGTCCGGAGCCTGGCGGCGTTTCTGCGACCATCGAGTACGCGGTTGTTGCCCTTGGCGTGACCGATATTGTGATTTGCGGGCACTCTAACTGCGGCGCAATGAAAGCGATCGCCTCCTGCCAGTGCCTGGACCCGATGCCAGCCGTTGCGCACTGGCTGCACTATGCCGATGCGGCAAAAGCGGTGGTGGAAAAGAAAACCTGGAACAACGAGACCGACAAGGTCAACGCCATGGTAGAAGAAAACGTTATCGCCCAGCTGAACAACATTAAAACGCATCCTTCCGTCGCGGTAGGGCTGCGTAACAATGGCCTGCGCCTGCACGGCTGGGTTTACGATATCGAAAGCGGCGAAATTCGCACCCTGGATAAAAACAGCAAGTCGTTTATTTCCCTGGCGGATAACCCTGACGTTTGTTTCGAATAA
- a CDS encoding cycle-inhibiting factor, with product MRNILNTFRPTQSDPRLQAQSGQSSRTTRTSATASSSRSVNNPSTRLVQDFAKLSGKNLRANVLLNSDDNSVPIHHKSPSALLKAIDDNISNTAREWGMPKHEVEAMLGSSKRINEPVCGVTANNVMKLFLDTDHFSYAFEHGRTMSLPQLQQQLASLPAHKHFILRVNDAGMGHAYVIDLPASSKPRRDAFLYQSDLGDGATRPLRLDDWMSKKASHPVSLNDINTHFMNMSHGRIDPGHIAKLFDVDSNPNMLRPERLDLQRNQGFNFQLAEYDPANLEKNVSAIKARCG from the coding sequence ATGAGAAATATCCTTAATACGTTCCGTCCTACACAGTCCGATCCTCGCCTGCAGGCGCAAAGTGGCCAGTCGAGCCGCACCACCAGAACGTCGGCCACGGCTTCGTCGTCCCGCAGCGTGAATAACCCGTCCACCCGCCTGGTGCAGGATTTCGCGAAGCTAAGCGGCAAAAACCTGAGGGCCAACGTGCTGCTTAACAGCGATGACAATTCGGTGCCGATTCACCATAAAAGTCCTTCGGCGCTGCTGAAAGCGATAGACGATAATATTTCCAATACGGCCAGAGAGTGGGGGATGCCTAAGCACGAAGTTGAGGCGATGCTGGGCAGCAGCAAGCGCATTAACGAGCCTGTTTGCGGCGTCACGGCGAATAACGTAATGAAGCTTTTCCTCGACACCGACCATTTCAGCTACGCTTTTGAACACGGTCGTACAATGTCGTTACCTCAGCTTCAGCAGCAGCTTGCCAGCTTACCCGCTCACAAACATTTTATTTTGCGTGTGAATGACGCAGGCATGGGCCATGCGTACGTCATTGATCTGCCGGCAAGCTCTAAGCCAAGGCGCGATGCGTTTCTGTATCAGTCCGATTTAGGCGACGGAGCGACACGCCCGCTGCGTCTTGATGACTGGATGAGCAAGAAAGCCTCGCATCCGGTATCGCTCAACGACATCAACACGCATTTTATGAATATGTCGCACGGACGAATCGATCCGGGGCATATTGCGAAGCTGTTCGACGTTGACAGTAACCCGAACATGCTGCGCCCGGAGCGCCTGGATCTACAGAGGAATCAAGGTTTTAATTTTCAATTAGCGGAATACGATCCGGCCAATCTTGAGAAAAACGTCTCGGCGATTAAAGCCCGATGCGGCTAA
- a CDS encoding SDR family oxidoreductase, producing MASARYAILGGSSGIGLALARKLTSRGDSVLIGGRSGEKLQAALAELGKNAAGKTVDVTDRLSLRAFFSDAGPLKGLFTPAATYQTGDFRDGDAVTSEALFQAKFWSQYWAVYEALPYLYASSAVVLMSGAASARPIGAPAYAACNAALEGLARGLAVELKPVRVNCLSPGTTDSELWRNRPAEVRESAWQHWNSLALNGRPGHVDEQAATALFLLDNQNITGSTIYCDGGYTLR from the coding sequence ATGGCCAGTGCACGTTATGCTATTTTGGGCGGCAGCTCTGGTATCGGGCTGGCGCTTGCCCGCAAGCTGACTTCTCGCGGAGACAGCGTGCTTATCGGCGGGCGGTCGGGGGAAAAACTGCAGGCGGCATTAGCCGAGCTTGGCAAAAATGCCGCCGGTAAAACGGTGGATGTCACCGACCGTTTGTCTCTCAGGGCTTTCTTTTCGGATGCCGGGCCGCTGAAGGGGTTGTTTACTCCGGCAGCCACTTATCAAACTGGCGATTTTCGCGATGGCGATGCCGTCACTTCCGAAGCGCTGTTTCAGGCCAAATTCTGGTCACAGTATTGGGCCGTTTATGAAGCGCTTCCCTATCTGTACGCTTCCTCTGCGGTGGTGCTGATGTCCGGTGCGGCATCTGCCCGTCCTATTGGGGCACCCGCCTATGCCGCCTGTAACGCGGCGCTTGAGGGACTGGCGCGGGGCCTGGCGGTGGAACTAAAGCCGGTTCGAGTCAACTGCCTGTCGCCGGGCACTACCGACAGCGAACTTTGGCGCAACCGCCCGGCGGAAGTGCGCGAATCGGCCTGGCAACACTGGAACAGCCTGGCGCTAAATGGTCGCCCGGGGCACGTAGATGAGCAGGCTGCAACGGCGCTTTTTCTGCTTGATAATCAAAATATTACCGGCAGCACTATCTATTGCGACGGCGGCTATACGCTGCGGTAG
- a CDS encoding formimidoylglutamate deiminase: MAVYFAAKALLPQGWAENVRMGVSPEGVIHSVAADCVPDEGDIRLGGVVVPGMPNLHSHAFQRAMAGLTEVVGDPADSFWTWRDLMYRLVGKITPEQLETIASYLYIEMLKAGYTSVAEFHYLHHNVDGKAYAQPAELALRVAQAAKNVGIGLTLLPVLYTHSGFGGQPASAGQRRFINDTDSYLKLYDSITTALAPEPMQRAGLCFHSLRAVTPEQMHIVLASQTQPQPVHIHISEQQKEVADCLAWSGLRPVEWLYDNMPVDERWCLIHATHITESETRLMADSGAVAGLCLTTEANLGDGIFPGQAFLQQGGNWGIGSDSHISVSVSEDLRWFEYGQRLNNRRRNLLHLEAEPYVGNVLYQGALRGGRMALGQNIGELAVGARADWLVLDGDDPFLATAKDSELLNRWIFACSSNPIKDVMTGGKWVIRQGRHEKDAEIKADFAQVLKQLTR; the protein is encoded by the coding sequence ATGGCGGTATATTTTGCGGCAAAAGCGCTTCTGCCGCAGGGCTGGGCGGAAAATGTCAGAATGGGCGTTTCGCCCGAGGGCGTCATTCATTCAGTGGCAGCTGACTGCGTGCCGGATGAAGGTGATATCCGCCTGGGCGGCGTTGTCGTGCCGGGGATGCCGAACCTGCATTCGCACGCTTTTCAGCGGGCGATGGCGGGGCTAACGGAAGTGGTTGGCGACCCGGCAGACAGCTTCTGGACGTGGCGCGATCTCATGTATCGCCTGGTGGGCAAAATCACCCCGGAACAGCTGGAGACCATCGCCAGCTATCTGTATATCGAAATGTTGAAAGCCGGCTATACCTCGGTGGCCGAGTTTCACTATCTGCATCACAATGTGGACGGCAAAGCCTACGCACAGCCTGCGGAGCTGGCGCTGCGCGTGGCTCAGGCCGCAAAAAACGTCGGCATTGGCCTGACGCTGCTCCCGGTGCTGTATACGCATTCCGGGTTCGGGGGGCAGCCCGCTTCGGCGGGGCAGCGCCGCTTTATTAACGACACCGACAGCTACCTGAAACTGTACGACAGTATCACCACGGCGCTTGCTCCGGAACCGATGCAGCGCGCAGGGCTGTGCTTCCACTCGCTGCGCGCCGTGACGCCGGAACAAATGCATATTGTGCTGGCGAGCCAGACGCAACCCCAACCTGTGCACATTCATATTTCCGAGCAGCAGAAAGAGGTGGCGGACTGCCTCGCCTGGTCCGGGCTGCGTCCCGTCGAGTGGCTGTATGACAATATGCCCGTCGATGAACGCTGGTGCCTGATTCATGCCACGCACATCACCGAAAGCGAAACGCGGCTTATGGCTGATTCTGGCGCAGTCGCCGGGTTGTGTTTGACCACCGAAGCGAATCTCGGGGACGGCATTTTCCCTGGGCAGGCGTTTTTGCAGCAGGGCGGCAACTGGGGCATTGGCTCCGACAGCCATATCAGCGTCAGCGTGAGCGAGGATTTACGCTGGTTTGAATACGGCCAGCGGCTGAATAACCGCCGCCGCAATTTGCTTCACCTTGAGGCGGAGCCTTATGTCGGCAACGTGCTTTATCAGGGAGCGCTGCGCGGCGGGCGCATGGCGCTAGGGCAAAACATTGGTGAGCTGGCCGTAGGGGCGAGGGCCGACTGGTTGGTGCTGGACGGGGACGATCCGTTCCTGGCGACAGCGAAAGATAGCGAGCTGTTGAATCGCTGGATTTTTGCCTGCTCTTCTAACCCAATCAAAGACGTTATGACTGGCGGGAAATGGGTGATCCGTCAAGGGCGACATGAGAAAGACGCAGAGATCAAAGCGGACTTCGCGCAGGTTTTGAAGCAGCTAACGCGTTAG
- the hutC gene encoding histidine utilization repressor → MAQNDVFKAAAETDNLDQPAPYYERVKIIIKTNIHSGLWPVNYRVPSESELVNQFGYSRMTINRALRELTAEGLLVRMQGIGTFVAEVRGQSALLEINNIADEIASRGHRHHARVLELTQVYADAQQAMAFNLPKGSRLFHSLICHYENGVPVMLEDRLVNSLIVPDYFQQDFTRITPNAYLSSIAPIVEGEHIIEAVNVPREECAYLEIDEHTPCLQVNRRTWTGRQNKKIVTSVRLVYPGSRYRLEGSMHK, encoded by the coding sequence ATGGCACAAAACGACGTTTTTAAAGCAGCGGCAGAGACCGACAATCTGGACCAGCCGGCCCCCTATTATGAAAGGGTCAAAATCATTATTAAGACCAATATTCATAGTGGATTGTGGCCAGTAAACTACCGCGTTCCCTCCGAAAGCGAACTGGTGAATCAGTTTGGCTACAGTCGCATGACCATCAACCGCGCCCTGCGCGAGCTGACCGCTGAAGGTCTGCTGGTGCGTATGCAGGGTATCGGGACTTTCGTCGCCGAAGTGCGCGGGCAGTCCGCGCTGCTGGAAATCAACAATATTGCCGACGAAATTGCCAGCCGCGGCCATCGCCATCACGCCCGCGTGCTGGAACTGACTCAAGTTTATGCCGATGCGCAGCAGGCCATGGCCTTCAACTTACCCAAAGGCAGCCGCCTGTTCCACTCGCTGATTTGCCACTACGAAAACGGCGTCCCGGTGATGCTGGAAGACCGCCTGGTGAACTCGCTGATCGTGCCGGATTACTTCCAGCAGGATTTTACCCGCATCACGCCCAACGCCTATCTCTCGTCCATCGCGCCCATCGTTGAAGGCGAGCATATTATTGAGGCGGTAAACGTGCCTCGCGAAGAGTGTGCTTATCTGGAAATCGACGAACACACGCCTTGCCTGCAGGTCAATCGCCGCACCTGGACCGGCCGCCAGAATAAAAAAATCGTCACCAGCGTGCGTCTGGTTTACCCGGGTTCGCGCTACCGCCTCGAAGGAAGCATGCACAAATGA
- a CDS encoding HutD family protein, whose product MIQLLPYEQCPEMPWKNGQGVTREIYRFPATDCYDWRISVATIRQDGPFSLFSGYLRNISVLEGEGMTLTVDGEQSALIPPFQATDFSGDSEVSCTIVGGPLLDFNVIYKADTTQATVSWLREGTWAHQQGTQLLFNAGGVLELEVNGERQVLQHYDSLLISAPATISVVSSASSLFARVTLSA is encoded by the coding sequence ATGATCCAGCTTCTGCCCTATGAGCAGTGCCCGGAAATGCCCTGGAAAAACGGCCAGGGCGTGACGAGGGAGATTTATCGCTTTCCGGCCACGGATTGCTACGACTGGCGTATTTCGGTGGCCACCATCCGCCAGGACGGCCCCTTTTCTCTTTTTTCAGGCTATCTGCGCAATATCAGCGTGCTGGAAGGCGAAGGCATGACTCTCACCGTCGACGGTGAACAAAGCGCACTTATTCCGCCTTTCCAGGCCACGGATTTTAGCGGCGACAGCGAAGTCAGCTGTACGATTGTCGGCGGGCCGCTGCTGGACTTTAACGTCATCTATAAGGCAGACACCACCCAAGCCACGGTAAGCTGGCTGCGGGAAGGCACCTGGGCGCACCAGCAGGGTACACAGCTGCTGTTTAATGCCGGTGGCGTTCTGGAGCTTGAGGTCAACGGTGAACGCCAGGTTTTACAGCACTACGACAGCCTGTTGATTAGCGCCCCGGCCACGATCAGCGTGGTTTCCTCTGCCTCTTCCCTCTTCGCCCGCGTTACCCTTTCGGCATAA
- a CDS encoding enoyl-CoA hydratase-related protein codes for MSDILSHVDGAVAVVTLNRPQKYNALTAEMLDELLGTLTELDGRPDVRAIVLLGSPKAFSAGADTGTLASASATTLWRSGFSEKWDRVASIETPLIAAVSGYALGGGLELALLCDIIIADSSAVFGLPESHIGIIPGAGGTQRLVRAVGKSLAMDMLLSGRRIDAQEALYAGLVSRVTDALEEQALALATQVAKAAPLAAMMIKKAVAASYEMPLSAGVAYERSLSALIADSEDRAAGLAAFKNKQSPEFKGR; via the coding sequence ATGAGTGATATCCTTTCTCACGTTGACGGTGCGGTTGCGGTGGTGACGCTCAACCGGCCACAGAAATACAACGCGCTCACGGCTGAGATGCTTGATGAGCTGCTTGGCACCTTAACCGAGCTGGACGGGCGACCGGACGTCAGGGCGATTGTTTTGCTTGGCTCCCCCAAAGCCTTTTCTGCCGGGGCGGATACCGGCACGCTGGCGTCTGCGTCGGCGACAACATTATGGCGCAGCGGGTTCAGCGAGAAGTGGGACCGGGTGGCGAGCATTGAAACGCCGCTGATTGCCGCCGTGTCTGGCTACGCCCTCGGTGGCGGCCTGGAGCTGGCGCTGCTGTGCGACATTATTATCGCCGATTCGAGCGCCGTCTTTGGCCTGCCGGAAAGCCACATCGGGATTATCCCCGGTGCGGGCGGGACGCAGCGGCTGGTGCGCGCCGTGGGCAAATCACTGGCGATGGACATGCTGTTAAGCGGCAGAAGAATCGACGCACAGGAAGCGCTATATGCAGGGCTTGTCAGCCGCGTGACGGATGCGCTGGAAGAGCAGGCTTTAGCGCTGGCAACTCAGGTGGCAAAAGCCGCGCCGCTTGCCGCGATGATGATAAAAAAAGCCGTGGCGGCCAGCTACGAAATGCCGCTTAGCGCGGGCGTGGCCTACGAGAGATCGCTCTCTGCGTTAATTGCCGACAGTGAAGACCGGGCCGCGGGGCTGGCGGCGTTTAAAAATAAGCAATCGCCCGAGTTTAAGGGGCGATGA
- a CDS encoding 3-hydroxyacyl-CoA dehydrogenase family protein, with protein MVQIKKVAVIGAGTMGARIAVVMARAGYRVSLWSRSESTLDKARAIVASLGAGEAVEFTTSFEACLSGADLVSENVAEDVALKQRVLKDVEHLVGEHCVITTNTSSVSITLLASALNQPQRLIGMHWFNPADTMPMIEIVRGEQTGDDICQNVRDICQQLGKETIVVNQDIPGFIINRLQYAMLREALYLVDAGIGSVEDVDRAVQRTLAPRWAAMGPMKLMDFAGLDTVEKVAGILLPALDNSGELPAWLKAKVADGKLGAKSGEGFYAWTAETAAAGMRHRDDIVRQLTGGEKHE; from the coding sequence ATGGTGCAAATAAAGAAAGTGGCGGTGATCGGGGCCGGAACAATGGGCGCGCGCATCGCCGTGGTGATGGCGCGTGCGGGCTACCGCGTTAGCCTGTGGTCGCGCTCTGAGTCGACGCTCGATAAAGCGCGAGCCATTGTGGCATCCCTCGGCGCTGGTGAAGCCGTAGAGTTCACCACCTCCTTTGAGGCTTGTCTGAGCGGTGCTGACCTGGTGTCCGAGAACGTTGCCGAAGACGTGGCGCTCAAGCAGCGTGTGCTGAAGGATGTCGAGCACCTGGTGGGCGAGCATTGCGTTATCACGACGAACACTTCAAGCGTGTCTATCACGCTGCTGGCCTCGGCCTTGAACCAGCCGCAGCGGCTGATCGGTATGCACTGGTTTAACCCGGCGGATACCATGCCGATGATCGAGATTGTGCGTGGGGAACAGACCGGAGATGACATCTGCCAGAACGTGCGGGACATCTGCCAGCAGCTGGGGAAAGAGACGATCGTCGTTAACCAGGATATACCGGGCTTTATTATCAACCGGCTGCAGTACGCGATGCTGCGCGAGGCGCTTTATCTGGTAGATGCCGGGATCGGCTCCGTGGAGGACGTAGACCGGGCGGTGCAACGCACGCTGGCTCCCCGCTGGGCGGCGATGGGGCCGATGAAGCTAATGGATTTTGCCGGGCTGGATACGGTAGAGAAAGTGGCCGGTATTTTATTGCCCGCGTTGGATAACAGCGGTGAACTCCCGGCGTGGCTGAAAGCCAAAGTGGCCGACGGAAAACTCGGCGCGAAAAGCGGGGAGGGCTTCTATGCGTGGACCGCAGAGACCGCCGCCGCCGGAATGCGCCATCGTGACGACATCGTCAGGCAACTGACCGGGGGAGAGAAGCATGAGTGA